From one Streptococcus pneumoniae genomic stretch:
- a CDS encoding C69 family dipeptidase translates to MKSTHLKAIFATALFSAVILSAQSAEACSAFIIGKDLTEDGTYLFGRTEDFPFQEENAEHNKNFIVHEAADYSNGEVLHDGDTGFTYPHAEHEMKYTAVPDAERDEGENLNGTYGAHGFNEAGVSMSATVTTTPNKWQTGNWKKIAKEDPFFKYEPFFKEYYKEYDTAYQAELDAGQTPEEAEQKADQAAYYKAQNITEEKQGGLGESSMIDLVLPRARTAREGIETIAKAIDEHGAYDGNTIVIADKKELWYMEILSGHEYVAIKYPADKFSVFPNTYFLGSVDFSDKENVIASKNVEALAKRVGSATYDKDGNFLIARSYSTNDYAEANRSRVYAGIKLLDPKANISYDDPYYDFLRSPTDPSRKYSIRDAFEIQRNRFEHLPEYKPDDQMPETESKTWVNNDVEYSHPVYKYALGNKNVIDPHIYQVNPDLPEGFGGVAWMALGQSRNTPYIPYYGNITKTPKEFHSQTTTYDGNSWYWTAQNIDKLVSEHYDLFGNTIQERWKALENAEIKRQNLQNSFYKTAGITSQEASENVTKDFLALAEVVFKEMKVVEDKIQLAIKGDKKALAYLKDFSTLPTLPELHLDKRYQVDPDPTSIEKPQLDLSQLSSHTSQVRPIHQQQTYLAKPVISPVAHPLKTQKAQAMPETTTNIKENTSPSLPKTGDKASSILASLGLSLLTLSSFFGKKHREKH, encoded by the coding sequence ATGAAATCTACACATTTAAAAGCCATCTTTGCTACTGCTCTTTTCTCTGCAGTTATCTTATCAGCTCAGTCTGCGGAAGCCTGCTCTGCCTTTATCATCGGTAAAGACTTGACCGAAGACGGGACTTATCTATTTGGCCGGACCGAAGACTTTCCTTTCCAAGAAGAAAATGCCGAACACAATAAAAACTTTATCGTCCACGAAGCTGCTGATTATAGCAATGGAGAAGTCCTCCACGATGGAGATACAGGATTTACCTATCCTCATGCAGAACATGAGATGAAATACACTGCTGTTCCTGATGCGGAGCGAGACGAGGGTGAAAATCTCAATGGAACATATGGTGCACACGGTTTTAACGAAGCAGGTGTATCCATGTCGGCGACTGTAACCACCACTCCAAACAAATGGCAAACAGGAAATTGGAAGAAAATCGCCAAAGAAGATCCCTTCTTCAAATACGAACCTTTCTTTAAAGAATACTATAAAGAATATGACACTGCCTATCAAGCAGAGCTAGATGCTGGTCAAACTCCTGAAGAAGCCGAGCAAAAGGCAGACCAAGCAGCTTACTACAAAGCCCAAAATATCACCGAAGAAAAACAAGGTGGACTTGGTGAATCTAGTATGATTGACCTTGTTTTACCACGGGCAAGAACAGCTCGTGAAGGAATTGAAACCATTGCCAAAGCCATTGATGAACATGGTGCCTATGACGGCAACACCATCGTCATTGCAGACAAAAAAGAATTGTGGTACATGGAAATTCTATCTGGTCATGAATACGTTGCTATCAAGTATCCTGCTGATAAATTTTCTGTATTCCCAAATACCTACTTTCTAGGCAGTGTTGATTTTTCAGACAAGGAAAATGTGATTGCTTCTAAAAATGTCGAAGCCCTTGCTAAGCGAGTAGGTTCTGCTACTTATGATAAGGATGGAAATTTCCTCATTGCTCGCTCTTATAGTACCAATGATTATGCTGAAGCCAATCGCTCTCGAGTCTACGCAGGTATCAAACTCCTAGACCCCAAAGCCAATATCAGCTATGATGACCCTTACTACGATTTCCTACGTTCTCCAACAGACCCTAGCCGGAAATACAGTATTCGCGACGCCTTTGAGATTCAACGCAATCGCTTTGAACATTTACCAGAATATAAGCCTGATGATCAAATGCCTGAGACAGAGTCAAAAACATGGGTAAACAATGATGTCGAATATAGCCATCCTGTATATAAGTATGCTTTGGGAAATAAAAATGTGATTGATCCTCATATCTACCAAGTCAATCCAGATCTGCCAGAAGGCTTCGGTGGTGTTGCCTGGATGGCACTCGGTCAATCTCGTAATACCCCTTACATCCCTTATTATGGAAATATCACTAAAACACCAAAAGAATTCCACTCTCAAACCACTACATACGATGGCAATTCTTGGTACTGGACTGCTCAGAATATTGATAAATTAGTATCTGAACACTATGATTTATTTGGCAATACCATTCAAGAACGTTGGAAAGCTCTTGAAAATGCAGAAATCAAACGACAAAACCTGCAAAATTCCTTCTACAAAACAGCGGGTATTACTTCCCAAGAAGCAAGCGAAAATGTTACCAAGGATTTTCTTGCCCTAGCAGAAGTTGTTTTTAAAGAAATGAAAGTGGTCGAAGACAAAATTCAACTAGCCATCAAGGGAGATAAAAAAGCCCTCGCCTATCTCAAAGATTTCTCGACACTACCAACATTACCAGAATTACATCTTGATAAACGTTATCAAGTCGATCCTGATCCAACCAGCATCGAAAAACCTCAACTAGATTTAAGCCAGCTGTCCTCTCATACATCTCAAGTAAGACCAATTCATCAGCAGCAAACGTATCTAGCTAAACCCGTGATTTCTCCGGTTGCACATCCACTCAAAACTCAAAAGGCTCAGGCTATGCCAGAGACCACTACTAACATTAAAGAGAACACTAGCCCATCTTTACCAAAAACAGGAGATAAAGCATCTAGCATTCTCGCTAGTCTTGGTCTTTCTCTTCTCACTCTTTCTAGTTTCTTTGGCAAAAAGCACCGTGAAAAACACTAA